From Flavobacteriales bacterium, a single genomic window includes:
- the gatA gene encoding Asp-tRNA(Asn)/Glu-tRNA(Gln) amidotransferase subunit GatA translates to MAKYTCLSDIQNDIQKGNSSCLEQVKYFLKNIEEKNTEINAFVEVYTDEALEQAEVIDQKIKEGKAGKLAGMVIGIKDNICYKNHKVTAASKILENFESLYSATVVEKLLAEDAVIIGRLNCDEFAMGSANENSAYGPVKNPLDHTKVPGGSSGASAAAVAADMCLATLGSDTGGSIRQPASFCGVYGLKPTYGRVSRNGLIAFASSLDQIGPFANSIEDIALLTEIISGKDPKDASSSDKEIDSFQPSKIEGKKKIAFLKEYVESEGLDPEIKAQVLKTIETLKAEGHTVEAIDFPYLDYLVPTYYVISTAEASSNLARYDGVHFGYRSEKGTDLESIYQNTRTEGFGDEVKRRILLGTFVLSSGYYDAYYTKAQQVRRLLSDKTKEIFENYDFIIVPTTPHTAFELGQPITDPTKLYLEDIFTVHANLVGNTAISLPIGKHSNGLPFGVQLMADKFKEKELLSFSKYIVDMS, encoded by the coding sequence ATGGCAAAATACACTTGTCTATCAGATATTCAAAATGATATTCAAAAAGGAAATTCCTCTTGTTTAGAACAAGTAAAATATTTCTTAAAGAATATTGAAGAAAAGAATACCGAAATTAATGCTTTTGTTGAAGTGTACACAGACGAAGCATTGGAGCAAGCCGAAGTAATTGATCAAAAAATCAAAGAAGGAAAGGCTGGGAAACTGGCTGGAATGGTAATCGGTATTAAAGATAATATCTGTTATAAGAATCACAAAGTAACAGCAGCTTCCAAAATATTAGAAAATTTTGAAAGCCTTTATTCTGCAACAGTTGTTGAAAAACTTCTGGCAGAAGATGCTGTGATTATAGGAAGGCTTAATTGTGATGAATTTGCAATGGGATCAGCAAATGAGAATTCCGCTTATGGTCCTGTGAAAAATCCTTTAGACCATACAAAAGTTCCTGGTGGTTCATCTGGTGCAAGTGCAGCTGCTGTAGCTGCAGATATGTGCTTGGCAACTTTAGGTTCCGATACAGGAGGATCAATTCGTCAACCAGCTTCTTTTTGTGGTGTCTATGGGCTTAAACCTACTTACGGACGTGTTTCAAGAAACGGACTCATTGCATTTGCATCTTCTTTAGATCAAATTGGTCCTTTTGCCAATTCTATTGAAGATATTGCTCTACTTACCGAAATTATTTCTGGAAAAGACCCTAAAGACGCAAGCTCTTCTGATAAAGAAATAGATTCTTTTCAACCTTCAAAAATAGAAGGAAAGAAAAAAATAGCCTTTTTAAAAGAATATGTTGAAAGCGAAGGTCTTGATCCTGAAATTAAAGCCCAAGTTTTAAAAACAATTGAAACACTAAAAGCAGAAGGACATACTGTAGAAGCCATAGATTTTCCTTATTTGGATTATCTTGTTCCTACTTATTATGTGATTTCTACAGCTGAAGCTTCCTCAAACCTTGCAAGATATGATGGCGTACATTTTGGGTATCGATCAGAAAAAGGAACAGATTTAGAAAGTATTTATCAAAATACCAGAACTGAAGGATTTGGTGATGAGGTAAAAAGAAGAATTTTATTAGGAACATTTGTATTAAGCTCTGGTTACTATGATGCATATTATACAAAAGCACAACAAGTAAGAAGACTCCTTTCTGATAAAACAAAGGAAATTTTTGAAAATTATGACTTTATTATTGTCCCTACAACACCGCATACAGCCTTTGAGTTAGGTCAACCTATTACAGATCCTACAAAACTGTATCTTGAAGATATCTTTACCGTTCATGCCAACTTAGTAGGAAATACAGCAATTTCTCTCCCAATTGGTAAACACAGTAACGGACTTCCTTTTGGTGTGCAGCTTATGGCTGATAAGTTTAAGGAAAAAGAACTATTGAGTTTTTCTAAATATATCGTGGATATGAGTTAG
- a CDS encoding endonuclease V, whose translation MLLAIDVYYKEQRAKVVGALFQWEDVEPIKIISCQYNKVLPYEPGNFYKRELPCILELLKQVKFDELQAIIVDGHCYIDNNKNFGLGGFLWKSLDKKIPVIGVAKKSFYETDKVSFPIYRGKSNSPLFVSSIDYNTEEAIENIKNMHGVYRMPEILKTVDQLTRLL comes from the coding sequence ATGCTACTAGCCATAGACGTATACTATAAAGAACAAAGAGCCAAAGTTGTTGGTGCTTTGTTCCAATGGGAAGATGTAGAACCTATTAAGATAATAAGTTGCCAATACAATAAAGTATTACCTTATGAACCCGGTAACTTTTATAAAAGAGAATTACCTTGTATATTAGAATTATTAAAACAAGTAAAATTTGATGAATTACAGGCTATTATTGTAGATGGACACTGTTATATAGACAATAATAAAAATTTTGGATTGGGGGGCTTTTTATGGAAATCCTTAGATAAAAAAATACCTGTAATAGGTGTAGCTAAAAAAAGTTTTTATGAAACAGATAAGGTGTCATTTCCTATTTATAGAGGGAAAAGTAATTCTCCTCTATTTGTTTCTAGTATAGATTACAATACAGAAGAAGCCATAGAAAACATAAAAAATATGCATGGTGTGTATAGAATGCCTGAAATTTTGAAAACAGTGGATCAATTAACAAGATTATTGTAA
- the dapA gene encoding 4-hydroxy-tetrahydrodipicolinate synthase, which produces MENIKFRGTGVAIVTPFNTDFSVDYHSLEALVKDMHQGQVEFLVILGTTGESVTLSKEEKADIIQFVIDKNKGKLPLVLGIGGNNTAEMVHQIQECPEGIDAILSVSPFYNKPSQEGIYQHFSALAKVAPKPIILYNVPGRTSSNMEPETVLRLANDFGNIIAVKEAKGDLNQAMKLIENKPKDFLVLSGDDAITCAMTLMGGDGVISVQAMGAPKVFSDMVRFALEGKKEEALKNHYIQNTMMDLIFEEGNPAGIKSALKSRGIITTDEVRLPLIKASKSLEEKINTELKKIANL; this is translated from the coding sequence ATGGAAAACATAAAATTTAGAGGAACAGGAGTCGCTATTGTTACTCCATTTAACACCGATTTTTCGGTAGATTATCATTCTTTGGAAGCATTGGTAAAAGATATGCACCAAGGGCAAGTTGAATTTTTAGTGATTCTTGGTACCACAGGAGAATCTGTTACTTTATCTAAAGAAGAAAAAGCAGATATTATTCAATTTGTAATTGATAAAAACAAAGGGAAGCTGCCCTTAGTTCTTGGTATTGGAGGAAACAATACCGCAGAAATGGTTCATCAAATTCAAGAATGTCCTGAAGGAATTGATGCTATTTTATCGGTTTCTCCTTTTTATAATAAACCTTCTCAAGAAGGAATTTATCAACACTTTTCGGCTTTAGCCAAAGTAGCACCAAAACCGATCATTCTATATAATGTTCCAGGAAGAACGAGTTCTAATATGGAGCCTGAAACAGTTTTAAGATTAGCCAATGATTTTGGTAATATTATCGCCGTAAAAGAAGCAAAAGGAGACCTTAATCAAGCCATGAAGCTTATAGAAAATAAACCAAAAGATTTCTTGGTACTTTCTGGTGACGATGCCATTACTTGCGCCATGACTCTCATGGGTGGAGATGGTGTAATCTCGGTTCAAGCTATGGGAGCTCCAAAAGTGTTTAGTGATATGGTTCGTTTTGCTTTAGAAGGAAAAAAAGAAGAAGCTTTAAAAAATCATTATATTCAAAACACTATGATGGATCTTATTTTTGAAGAAGGAAATCCTGCAGGAATAAAATCGGCACTAAAATCTAGAGGAATCATTACAACAGATGAAGTAAGATTGCCTTTAATAAAGGCTTCTAAATCTTTAGAAGAAAAAATAAACACAGAGCTTAAAAAAATAGCAAATCTGTAA
- a CDS encoding formate/nitrite transporter family protein, with amino-acid sequence MTLTGFTDKIVEKKNQTNVLSLLILGFFGGAFIALGGLLSVQVAGGLPALQVENPGMVKFIFGALFPLGLILVALAGAELFTGNTSYYPPVIMGKKATFKDQMKNWTLVYLSNFIGALFVAYFLTYLAELLGEPQMNFAKTIAEKKVHLSFEVAFLRAIGCNWLVCLALWMAFRTESFAGKVLVIWFPIMGFVAMGMEHSIANQFFIPLGMFLGAPISWGDFLVNNLIPVTLGNIVGGAFFVGTLYYWIDKKNHDGKHKI; translated from the coding sequence ATGACACTAACGGGTTTTACAGATAAAATTGTAGAAAAGAAGAACCAAACCAACGTTTTATCTTTATTGATTTTAGGATTTTTTGGAGGAGCTTTTATTGCTTTAGGTGGGTTACTTTCTGTACAAGTGGCAGGTGGGTTACCAGCACTTCAGGTCGAAAATCCGGGTATGGTAAAATTCATTTTTGGTGCATTATTTCCTTTAGGGCTTATTCTGGTTGCTTTAGCTGGTGCCGAACTTTTCACGGGAAACACTTCTTATTATCCTCCTGTTATTATGGGGAAAAAAGCCACTTTTAAAGATCAAATGAAAAATTGGACATTGGTCTATTTGTCCAATTTTATTGGAGCCTTGTTTGTGGCATATTTTTTAACTTATTTAGCAGAACTTTTGGGAGAACCTCAAATGAATTTTGCAAAAACCATTGCCGAAAAAAAAGTGCATTTATCTTTTGAAGTGGCTTTTTTGAGAGCTATTGGTTGTAATTGGTTAGTTTGTTTAGCTCTTTGGATGGCTTTTAGAACAGAAAGTTTTGCAGGAAAAGTATTAGTTATTTGGTTTCCTATCATGGGTTTTGTAGCTATGGGAATGGAACACAGTATTGCCAATCAGTTTTTTATTCCTTTGGGAATGTTCTTGGGAGCTCCTATTTCTTGGGGCGATTTTTTAGTAAATAATTTAATCCCAGTTACACTTGGGAATATTGTTGGAGGTGCATTTTTTGTAGGAACCTTATATTATTGGATTGATAAAAAAAATCATGATGGAAAACATAAAATTTAG
- the rpsA gene encoding 30S ribosomal protein S1, whose amino-acid sequence MSEETNNLENFDWEKFEQGQSSYSDESMKEMTAMYEGTLSSINENAVIDGFVTALTEREAIIEIGAKSEGVISLNEFRYNPDLKIGDRVDVIIDQREDKYGALKLSHKKARAIASWDKINKSFDEETTIHGYVKCRTKGGMIVDVFGIEAFLPGSQIDVKPIRDYDQYVGKNMEFKVVKINHEFKNVVVSHKALIEADIEQQKKEIISKLEKGQVLEGTVKNITSYGVFVDLGGIDGLVHITDLSWSRINHPSEIVELDQKINIVILDFDEEKTRIQLGLKQLSAHPWDALAEEAKVGDTVKGKVVVLADYGAFVEILPGVEGLVHVSEMSWSTHLRSAGDFVKVGDEVEAVILTLDREERKMSLGIKQLTPDPWADINEKYPQGSTIKGKVRNFTHFGLFLELEEGIDGLIHISDLSWTEKIKHPGDFCKIGDELEAKVLEIDVENRRLSLGHKHVTENPWEAFSTIFAEGSEHEGKVVEAGDKGGSILFEDEKVTAFCPNRHMQKEEGGALAKGDVVKFKVIEFNKGSQKVVVSHSAIFRDEAVKSNKKNKDAVSRLNAQAEKSTLGDISALADLKNKMDNESK is encoded by the coding sequence ATGTCAGAAGAGACTAACAACTTAGAGAACTTCGATTGGGAAAAGTTCGAACAAGGTCAGAGTTCATACTCAGACGAATCAATGAAAGAAATGACAGCTATGTATGAAGGAACTTTAAGTTCTATCAACGAAAACGCTGTTATTGATGGTTTCGTAACCGCTCTTACAGAAAGAGAAGCGATTATCGAAATTGGAGCAAAATCGGAAGGAGTTATTTCTTTAAATGAATTCCGTTATAACCCAGACTTAAAAATTGGAGATCGTGTAGATGTAATTATCGATCAAAGAGAAGACAAGTATGGAGCATTGAAATTATCACATAAAAAAGCAAGAGCAATTGCTTCATGGGATAAAATCAATAAATCATTTGACGAAGAAACTACAATCCATGGTTATGTTAAGTGCAGAACTAAGGGTGGTATGATCGTAGATGTATTTGGAATTGAGGCTTTCTTGCCAGGATCTCAAATCGATGTTAAGCCTATCCGTGATTACGATCAGTATGTAGGTAAAAACATGGAATTCAAGGTAGTAAAAATCAACCATGAATTCAAAAACGTTGTTGTATCTCACAAAGCACTTATTGAGGCTGATATTGAGCAACAAAAGAAAGAAATCATCTCTAAACTTGAAAAAGGTCAAGTACTTGAAGGAACTGTTAAGAACATCACTTCTTACGGTGTATTCGTAGATCTTGGAGGTATTGATGGTTTAGTACACATCACAGATTTATCTTGGTCAAGAATCAACCATCCATCGGAAATTGTTGAGCTAGATCAAAAAATTAATATCGTAATTCTTGACTTCGATGAGGAGAAAACAAGAATTCAGCTTGGACTTAAGCAACTTTCTGCACATCCATGGGATGCATTGGCAGAGGAAGCTAAGGTAGGTGATACTGTAAAAGGTAAAGTAGTTGTATTGGCAGATTATGGAGCATTTGTAGAAATTCTACCAGGTGTAGAAGGTCTTGTTCACGTTTCAGAAATGTCTTGGTCAACACACTTGAGATCAGCAGGTGACTTTGTAAAAGTAGGTGATGAAGTAGAAGCTGTAATCCTTACTTTGGATAGAGAAGAGCGTAAAATGTCTCTTGGTATCAAGCAATTGACTCCAGATCCATGGGCTGATATTAACGAAAAATACCCACAAGGAAGTACAATCAAAGGTAAAGTAAGAAACTTTACTCACTTCGGATTATTCCTAGAACTAGAAGAAGGAATTGATGGATTAATCCACATTTCTGATCTTTCTTGGACTGAGAAAATCAAGCATCCAGGTGACTTCTGTAAAATAGGAGATGAGCTAGAAGCTAAGGTTCTTGAAATCGATGTTGAAAACAGAAGATTGAGCCTAGGTCACAAGCACGTTACAGAAAACCCATGGGAAGCATTCTCTACAATCTTCGCAGAAGGATCTGAGCACGAAGGAAAAGTAGTAGAAGCTGGTGATAAAGGTGGAAGCATCCTTTTTGAAGACGAAAAAGTAACTGCTTTCTGTCCTAACCGTCACATGCAAAAAGAAGAAGGTGGAGCATTAGCTAAAGGTGATGTTGTTAAATTCAAAGTAATTGAATTTAACAAAGGATCTCAAAAAGTTGTTGTTTCTCATAGTGCTATCTTCCGTGATGAAGCTGTAAAAAGCAACAAGAAGAATAAAGATGCTGTAAGCAGATTGAATGCACAAGCTGAGAAATCTACGCTTGGTGATATTTCTGCACTAGCAGACTTGAAAAACAAAATGGATAACGAGAGCAAATAA
- the uvrB gene encoding excinuclease ABC subunit UvrB, producing the protein MAFDLHSSYKPAGDQPEAIKQLVKGVEEGLPAQTLLGITGSGKTFTVANVIKELGKPTLVLSHNKTLAAQLYGELKEFFPNNAVEYFVSYYDYYQPEAYIPTTGTYIEKDLSINEDIEKLRLAATSALLSGRRDVIVVSSVSCIYGIGNPEEFNKNTIELNVGMEVSRNSLLHAFNSSLYSRTETEFRAGNFRVKGDTVDIFPAYGDIYYRLHFWDEELEAIESRDPVGNHKIESLDRLTVYPANLFVTSQDVLNGAMKQIRLDLGQRLDYLRDEGKRLEAKRLEERVNYDLEMIQELGYCSGIENYSRYLDGRVPGARPFCLIDYFPDDFLMVIDESHVTIPQIRAMYGGDRSRKENLVEFGFRLPSALDNRPLQFGEFEQVVSQTIYISATPADYELQESEGMFIEQIIRPTGLLDPEIEVRPSGNQVDDLMEEIKIRAEIDERVLVTTLTKRMAEELTTYLGKYGVRCAYIHSDVDTMNRIEIMHNLRKGFYDVLIGVNLLREGLDLPEVSLVAILDADKEGFLRSERSLVQTIGRAARNPKGKAILYADKITNSMEKTISATERRRSIQIAHNEKHGITPKALKKEIKSVFDTISKPKEEEKDILESVAESEMEYLSKKQIQQKVKKLRVAMERAADELDFPRAAKLRDEIKRLKELIDE; encoded by the coding sequence ATGGCATTTGATTTACATTCGTCCTACAAACCTGCTGGAGACCAACCCGAAGCAATAAAACAATTGGTAAAAGGTGTAGAGGAAGGCTTGCCCGCTCAAACTTTATTAGGAATTACGGGCTCTGGGAAAACTTTTACTGTTGCGAATGTTATTAAAGAACTGGGGAAACCTACTTTGGTTTTATCTCATAACAAAACTTTGGCGGCACAACTTTATGGAGAGCTTAAAGAATTTTTTCCCAATAATGCTGTAGAGTATTTCGTATCTTATTATGATTATTACCAACCTGAAGCTTATATTCCCACCACAGGAACCTATATAGAAAAAGATTTATCTATTAATGAAGATATTGAGAAACTAAGATTAGCCGCAACTTCAGCATTGCTTTCAGGAAGAAGAGATGTCATTGTTGTTTCTTCCGTTTCTTGTATCTACGGAATAGGAAATCCTGAAGAGTTTAATAAAAACACTATTGAACTCAACGTAGGAATGGAAGTAAGCAGAAATAGCCTTCTTCATGCTTTTAATTCTTCTTTGTACTCAAGAACAGAAACAGAATTTAGAGCTGGAAACTTTAGAGTAAAAGGAGATACTGTAGATATTTTCCCTGCCTATGGAGATATTTATTATCGTTTGCACTTTTGGGACGAAGAGCTAGAGGCCATTGAAAGTAGAGATCCCGTAGGAAATCATAAAATAGAATCCTTAGATCGGCTCACTGTATATCCTGCCAATCTTTTTGTTACTTCACAAGATGTCCTTAATGGTGCCATGAAACAAATCCGTTTGGATTTAGGGCAACGCTTAGATTATCTAAGAGATGAAGGAAAACGTCTTGAGGCAAAACGCTTGGAAGAAAGGGTGAACTATGATTTAGAAATGATTCAAGAATTAGGCTACTGCTCGGGAATCGAGAACTATTCTCGTTATTTAGACGGAAGAGTTCCTGGAGCCCGCCCTTTCTGCCTGATTGATTATTTTCCTGACGATTTTTTAATGGTCATTGATGAAAGTCACGTAACTATTCCACAAATTAGAGCCATGTATGGCGGTGACCGATCAAGAAAAGAAAACTTAGTAGAATTTGGTTTTCGTTTACCATCAGCATTAGATAATAGACCCTTGCAGTTTGGAGAGTTTGAACAAGTGGTTAGTCAAACTATTTATATTTCTGCCACACCAGCAGATTATGAACTTCAAGAGTCTGAAGGAATGTTTATAGAGCAAATTATCCGTCCAACAGGTTTGCTTGATCCCGAAATAGAGGTGAGACCAAGCGGAAACCAAGTGGATGACTTGATGGAAGAAATCAAAATAAGAGCTGAAATAGATGAGCGAGTTTTAGTCACCACACTTACTAAAAGAATGGCAGAAGAACTGACGACGTATTTGGGGAAATATGGAGTTCGCTGTGCCTATATCCATTCGGATGTTGATACAATGAATCGGATAGAAATCATGCATAATCTTAGAAAAGGGTTCTATGATGTATTGATAGGGGTAAACTTACTGAGAGAAGGTTTAGATTTACCCGAAGTTTCTTTAGTAGCAATTCTTGATGCCGATAAGGAAGGTTTTCTTAGATCTGAAAGAAGCTTGGTGCAAACTATAGGGCGTGCTGCCAGAAATCCCAAAGGAAAAGCCATTTTATATGCCGACAAGATTACCAATTCTATGGAAAAAACGATATCGGCAACAGAAAGACGAAGAAGTATCCAGATTGCCCATAATGAAAAACATGGAATTACTCCCAAAGCATTAAAAAAGGAAATTAAATCGGTTTTTGATACAATTTCAAAACCAAAAGAAGAAGAAAAAGATATTCTAGAAAGCGTTGCTGAAAGCGAAATGGAATATCTATCGAAAAAACAAATTCAGCAAAAAGTAAAAAAACTTAGAGTAGCCATGGAACGAGCGGCCGATGAGCTAGACTTTCCTAGAGCTGCAAAACTAAGAGACGAAATCAAAAGACTAAAAGAATTAATTGATGAGTAA
- a CDS encoding twin-arginine translocase TatA/TatE family subunit, which translates to MNLSLLMLGMLGGYQILIIVAVILLLFGGRKIPELMRGLGSGIKEFKDATKDEDEKKIENKDTDK; encoded by the coding sequence ATGAATTTATCATTACTCATGCTTGGAATGCTTGGAGGATATCAAATTCTCATTATTGTTGCTGTTATTTTACTTCTTTTTGGAGGTAGAAAAATACCTGAGCTGATGCGCGGTCTTGGTTCTGGAATCAAAGAATTTAAAGATGCCACCAAGGACGAAGACGAAAAAAAAATAGAGAACAAAGACACTGATAAGTAA
- a CDS encoding SCO family protein, with product MSKAQNKGGAVKIIVFIGVLLVAALVAMPMFQREAKLRVFSPADVNPLLVDESLQGKKGAHSIADFSLINQKGELVSKKNFEGKIKIVDFFFTTCTNICPKMTFQMERVNEKFADDNDLVILSHSVTPKEDTPEVLWEYGKEHGAKLPKWQLLTGELQHINDLARKSYFAAKKEWKGDFGDFIHTENFVLVDKEWRIRGYYDGTNRQDINRLMKEYLILKKEYELK from the coding sequence ATGAGTAAAGCACAAAACAAAGGAGGAGCCGTAAAAATTATCGTTTTTATTGGGGTATTATTAGTAGCAGCACTTGTTGCTATGCCTATGTTTCAGAGGGAAGCAAAACTAAGAGTTTTTTCTCCAGCAGATGTCAATCCTTTATTGGTAGATGAATCTTTGCAAGGAAAAAAAGGTGCCCATTCTATCGCAGATTTTTCTCTAATAAATCAAAAAGGTGAGCTAGTATCTAAGAAGAATTTTGAGGGGAAAATTAAAATAGTAGATTTCTTTTTTACTACTTGTACGAATATCTGCCCAAAAATGACTTTTCAAATGGAACGTGTGAATGAAAAATTTGCTGATGATAATGATTTAGTCATTCTTTCACACTCTGTAACACCCAAAGAAGATACACCAGAGGTTCTTTGGGAATATGGTAAGGAACATGGAGCAAAACTACCAAAATGGCAGCTGCTCACAGGAGAACTTCAGCATATTAATGATTTGGCAAGAAAATCTTATTTCGCTGCTAAAAAAGAATGGAAAGGAGATTTTGGAGATTTTATCCATACCGAAAATTTTGTTCTAGTGGACAAAGAATGGAGAATTCGTGGATACTATGACGGAACCAATCGTCAAGATATTAATCGTTTAATGAAAGAATATCTGATCCTTAAAAAGGAATATGAATTGAAATAG